The Suricata suricatta isolate VVHF042 unplaced genomic scaffold, meerkat_22Aug2017_6uvM2_HiC HiC_scaffold_146, whole genome shotgun sequence genome contains the following window.
CAAGGAACAGgtgaggggatggggagagataTCATTAGATATTAAGAGGGAACATTAGGGGTACAGGCAGGGGGAGGTTCTGGCTAAACTGAcctaacaggattcttgctgaaggtgGACCAGGGTGATCAGATATCAACTGGGGGATTGTGGATAAACTGATTTAGGCAGGATTCTTGCTGAAAGTGGGCTCTTGATGACCTGCCTAAGGATTGGGCCTAGTCATATAGCTCAGAGGAACTTGACTAGAGTTTGGTCAAGAACAGAATCTTTGTTAATCTGTCCTCTGGTTCATAAAACAAAGAGACAGGCTTCTTTTCTTTGAACAATGTAAGTCCATTTTTCATTTGGGTGGCTTTTTGTTCATTAATTACTAGATGAACCGTCTGTTAGGATTTTGTAGTAAAGAATATTCGTTGGATGGTGCCAGCAGTCAGACATTTATAGGGTGGaatctttatgaaaataaataaaaacaaagattagtAGTTGGAAATCTAATTCCTGAGTCCAGAGGGCAGCCAGttgaggtttctttattttttaaaacaattttaataattttttctcaatatttatttttgagagacagcatgagtggtgaagaggcagagagagggagacacagaatctgagctgtcagcacagagcctgatgcaggactcgacccatgaactgtaagatcatgacctgagatgaagtcagatgcttaaccaactgagccacccacgtataCCAGCCAGTTGAGGTTTCTAACTGTTGGGTTGAATGACAGCAGTGGGATTCTGATGGGTTTTCTGGTTTTCAATTTGAATGCCTTGGTGATAGTCTCTGATGTCCTAGTAAACTTTCTGGGTGGCCCACACAGCAGCTGGCTTGAAGAATGTTCATACGTGATCTGTTATGGttatttctctgaagtttataTTAAGTTCAGTTCTAGCTTGCAGTGCTTTGGGGAAAAGGGCAGTATTAACTCTCAGTGATGACCAGACAAGACTgggagaaaaattggaaatatcCATTTGGAGAGTTGTAGCCAGATACTGGAGGAAACTAGAATTGAGACTCCATAGGATATGCTATAGTTTTTTGCTGTAACATAAATTTCCAAAGTCACCCTCGTGTTGATTCTTGTTAATAAAACAAGTCTCCTCTCATTAGATTTGGCCCTAATATTTACATACATGAAGCAAGAATAGTAATTGACCACATAGATGTTTTTGAGTTTGATTTGCTGGAAACTGACATGAGGAATCTCACTCAGATTAGACTTTTAAAAGCCTCTTGAGGCTAGGAACCCAAGCCAAGAGCTTGTCGTCAGACCTCACTAGTGCCCCCTATAGATGTGGTTGAATTCCTCTTTTTTTCAGATATCCAACATACCCCAAGTTTCCTGAATCTTCCAGCAAATGACTTTCCTTACTCACCTATAAGGCTGGGAACTTTGTAATCCAGGTCTGGGTTAGCAGTTTCATGAACCTAGAAGCTTCTCCATTAGAATTCTGTAAATCCTTCCTCAGTCCAGCAGTATAGTCTTAAAGTTAAAGCAATGCCATCAAGAGGCATCCTGGCCTGTAGCTGATCTCAAATATGTTCAGAGAAAACACAGAGTAAAACAGCTGTGAATGACAAAAGACAAAATGGTCATGGTTAAAGCTCTAATGAGAGTTCTTTCAACAAAGGAATTTGGTCATTTCTGTGGCATACAACATTTAAAATGGTAGTTAGAATTATGATTGACAATGTTGCATCAAGAGCTATCATGAGCAGCAAGGATACCTATGAACTTCATACAATTTCTGAAACATTTATGTTAATCTCTTTTATCCATACAAATATAACCAGAGGAAGATTACATGTCTCTTTTTATTTGAcaacaactttttttaataacagtttattgtcaaattggtttccatataacacccagtgacaACAACTTTTGATGCAATTCAGCATatgaagtaaaatgaattttttttcaaacagaagTTCTCACATATATATTATTGAACCAACCAACTGATGTGAAAGCATGGAAACAGAGAAATCtcatttttccaataaaatgtGTCTGTTGTTCAGGTAATAGTGATGTTTATGGAATGATATGGTATGAGCAAGTGGCCTTGATACAGCATAAATATGTGTGTTATCTCATATGATTCCTATAGAACCAGCTTGGTTCTTGTCTAATGTATCCTCTTCAAATTGTACCTGACTTTATTACCAGTTTTCATCTGAACCCATTGAGGAATGGGATCATTCTGCTTTAGTTTTTTCTCTGAGATTTGCTTGATCCTGAGAGTCTTGTGAGAAGACATGGAGAGGAACAGTCAACTGCACATACCACAATGGTGGAGAAAAGATgagagttaaaattatttttaacatttttccttataaattgTAAGAAAAAATCCTTTGGAGTTTTTCAGGACTCTCTGAGAAATCTCAAGGTCAGACATAgaagagaaagattttatttaagatttaatttGGGGGAGGTaaaattgccaaaaaaaaaaattacctcatttaaaagtgaaaagtccaggggcgtctggatggctcagttggtaaagtgtctgacttcagctcaggtcatgatttcacggcttgtgagttcgaaccctgcatcagactctgttgatagcttggagcctggagcctgcttcagattctgtgtctccctctctctgccccttccttagctcacactgtctctctgtctgtctgtctgtctgtctctctcaaaactgaaataacattaaaaaattgttttaagtgagAGGTCTTGGTTAATTTAAATAATCAAGAATATAACAGAGGTCTACATAAGCCACAAGAAATTATTCAAATAAGATACAAAAGCTTTGTTTCCTAAGCAGTTtacataaaagataaagaaaaacctTTTAGAATATTGTATTAAGAACAGAGGAATAATCCAAGAAAATACTGTGGTTTTAACAAATAGATAACTGAGTTCTAGATTTATACCAGAATACTTTTGAtattaagacttattttttaaatccttataaATAAATCCTTTCAATCTTACCAATTTGaccacataaaatttcttttatataaaatttttataacttttttttgagagagagagagagcatgtgcaagtgggggagaggtcagagggagggagaaagagagagagagagagagagagagagaatcttaagcaagctccatgctcagtgtggagccagatatggggctcaatccaacaaccctgggatcatgacttgagcggaaatgAGGAGTTGAACACCCAACCAATTAAGCCATCCAGGCTTCCCTACAACTTTGTATATCCATTCACATCTGTCCTATATTTTTCATCTATCTCAATCTGAAACAACCAAACAATTTACTTTAGGCTAaaattgctctctttttttcccttaataaaaatacatcatgTGTCAAAAGATGTGTCAAAAACACATCTTACATTTCttgcaaagtttattttttcatgatcATTACTTTTAGcagttttaattacatatatCCTTATAGATTTAACCATTAGTAACCTATATTCTATAGAGAAAGCTAGAAAGTAAACAATTGTGAATGGTCTCACAGGCAAGCATTCTGTAGCAACGTAGCACATTTTGTGAATATAATATCTCACAATTTTTATAGATACAGTTGACAtatgaacaacatgggtttgcaCTGTGCAGATCCACTTATATGcagtttttttcaataaatacagtacagtactataaatgcattttctcttttgatttaacaatttcttttcttttgattactTTCGTGTAAGTCTACagcatataatatacataacatgccaaatatgtgttaattgactgttattGGAAAGGCTTCTAGTCAATAGTAGGCTCTTAGTAAAGTTTTGAGGGAAAGGTCAAGTGATCTCCAGATTTCTGACTGTGTCGGGGTAGGCACCACTTAACCCCTgaattgttcaagggtcaacggTATATTCTTCCTCATGACCCAAATGCTCAATGTGGCAAAGAGAACATATTTATTAATAGACCCAAATATATTTGGCTTCTATAcaccatataaaaagaaatgccaaagTATATAAACTTTGGTTTCAGTACTTTGTCTTACTTAGAAATAATCTAGATATTTAATGACTGTGTGTTACTTGTTTTAGCATAGTCCTAAGATTTCAAGTTCCCAAAATGATTTTGGGAACAATTTTCAGGCAAACATACTGTTAATGCCAAACAAGGCTAACTATCATCTCAAGTTATTTCTCTGTTGACTACTTTTATAGTACATGCATGTTAGGCAAATATCACAAAAGCAAGAACATATACAaagttaagtgattttttttgttgttgttttactgaTGGTTTTGTTATACATGAAGTAATGGGtattgaataattctttttttaagcaactGATATTTACTgcattttacatatacattttccCTTGGATTGAATTTACTATTTCATAATCTTAAATATACAGTAAATATAATATTAACTTATGTGGCTAGAAAGCCCAAATAGCATAAAAATGTTGATGATTCATAAgacacagcttttaaaaaattcaatccaCAATATTAAACAGGTCTTCATTGCCAAAGGTTAATCTAAATTACACGAACTTGAAAAGTATTTGGGTTAGTTTCTATATTCCTGGAAGTGTTAGGAACATGTAACTTATATAAGAGCTCATTTATCTCTAAATCAATTTGAGTAGAACTCCTTTAAGGGGttttatgtattaattcattaataCTTTCCAGAGgtaagaaaatattacatatgcataacatacatatatagaaatgcaTAGTCATACCAATAGACACAGGGAGAGTATAACttactattctaaaattttagtacacttttgttttatatttttaatttaagggaAAGATtgaaagggtgtctgggtggctcagacagttaagggtctgacttccgcttaggtcatgatctcacgattcatgagttcgagccgcagGTCAGGCCATGtgctggctgtcagctcagagcctggagcctgctttggattctgtgtctccctctctctttgcccctctctagtttgcactctctctctctctctctctctctcttaaaaataaacaaacactaaaaagaaaatttgttttgaaagtggtaaaagacaaaggaaaagcagAGGTCATGATGGGAAAAGAGACTTTAGAAGAATCAGATTGGCGAGAGCTTCCTTTTCCCAAAGAGTTCATCGAAGTTCCATATATTTTCCTTGATAATATCATACTGACAAGAAGTAGGTGAACAAAATTTGTGAGTTGCATAGTCAGTGGGAGTTTAAGAAAGGGTTTTCCGTCAACGGAAAAGTTCTCAGGGGAGTATCAGGACCAGAGAGAACAATGAGGTCTCACAAAAACAGGACCAATTTCCAGTCCAGAAACACACTCAAGACAAATAACCAGGAAAAAGCACTAGGTCCAGGAAGTTAAGGAGTAATCCTCACTCAAGACAGAAagtcatgaagaaaagaaatccaaaccAGCAGATACCTTTCAAGAAAGAAGCCTTGAGTCTCCAACCCAAGTTCTTGCCTGGAAATGTATTCAATCACGTtaaccacaaaatatttttttaaaaatgaaatttattctcaaagtataaatattttatcttaatagAAATATTATTGTGAATGTGGTACAAGATTTGTGGAATTCAAAATGTGGAATTCAAAGTAGAGTTCTAAATCCCACCTTTGTAACACAAGATCTTTTTATAACATAAATCTCTCTAGTTCACTTTCTTTTCAAGGGTCTCTGGGGGCTTCCTATCACAATTGCAATACGATGCAAATTCCTCCCATGTTCTACCAATGCCTGTGCTTGCCTCCTGAATCCTCGCTTCCCACTCTCTCCCTATTGCTTGCTCTTCTAGTCCTACAAGAGTTTTTATAGCTCCTTGAACTTGTCAAGCTTGTTCTTGCCTAAGGGCTTTTATCCTTGTTCTCTTTGCCTAAAATGCTCTTCCCCCCAGACTTTCGATGGCTCTTTTCCCCATTAGTCAATCTCTGCTCAATGTTACCCTCAGGCTCCACCCTCACCCTCTATTTACTTACCTACCTTGGTTTTCTTCATAATACTTACAACTCTGAAATTACCCAGCTAGTGAATTAATTGTATCACTTTCCATTACAATGTATAGTCCAAAAGTGTTGGGGTATTTTCATTACTGTGTCCTGAGCACTTAGAACAGAATCTGGCACACAGCATGCTCTTAGTATacgtattttgaaaataaataaatggctgaTGAATGATTTTGCACTTAGTGATTAGTGCATTAGTTTAGAAGAATTAATTCTAGTAAGAGAATTAATTTTCCGTTTTGAGTTATAGTTACACTTAAtgcattcaaatatttaaattttctcaggGAAACTTATATTCTAGTCTGTAAATTTCCTGGTAATATTActtaatagagaaaaaggaacaataaCATGAAGTCCATTgtcagaaaatatcaaaatgtatgaAGCTCTTTTCTTGTAAGATTAAAGAATTCATATTTACAATTCAGATGGATTATTTGACGTTTCTTAAGTAAAGGAAGCTCAAGTTTGTCTTAGGTTGAAAAATATTAGTTTATATCAGTCCAGAGAACAACTGTTTGCTCAAGTTCACACAGGATTATAATTAAAGGTCACAGGaaagctcattttcttttattcctacttGAAATGAGGGAAATGTCTTAAATTAGGTAGTCTTCTCATATAATTAATCTCTAAAACTCCATTTCTtataaaaacctattttaaatatttatatttttattgcatttatataagtgcatttttatataaatgcattATCTGAGGTCATACTTACATGTACTATATAcagtcattttcttctttatattgtttAGCTTCTCTTTCCCCCTGTTTAAACAGTTTCTGCTTTGTAACCTGATGTTAACAAATGTGgctgtgtatgtatttatgttacacacattcacacatgcacacacacgcacacatatacacacatcagAGGGAGGAACGCAGACCTTGCCAGGAGGAAATATGGTGACCTTGAAGATGTGTAATGGGACCTCCCATTGTGAATAGATGGGACCCCACAGAAACCTTGCCCTAAATCTGCTGTCTGTGATGTTTGGACCTATGGAGGCCAGATGTGCTGTTCTCTCACTTCTATCAGTGGTGAGTAGTATTTTAGAAAGGTGAGGCCTTGGCTGAGAGAGCCATATTAAAGTTAGTAGAGAGTAGTTTGTCTGAGGCCTTGTCAGGTTTGAATATTcgtattttgacagagagtggAGGGTACTCTACCACAGAACAAAGGACGGCCTCACACAACTCAGTACTCCCTTCCAAATGTTAGCTCCAATAGGCTCTTGGACATGGTGGCTATAAGCAGCAGCATCTTATTTCTCCAATAGCATCCAGGAGAGGTGAGAACCTTGATCAGAAGGGGCAAAATCAGGTCAGTAGAGGGAGGAAACCCAAGCTCCACCAGTCAAGATATGGATTTTGAGTGAGGCCACAGCCTTACCTTGCTTATGCTGCCAgctctcagaggctctgagaCAAGGTGTATGCATGTGATGGACCCTCACAGCTGCCTGATATCTCAAGGAAGTGAGTAGCTTCGTCTGAGGAGGCCACACTCAAATAAGCAGGGAAAGGGGGCCCAAGCAGTGGCAAGATTCAAGGTGAGGACTCTTAAGAGAGGACTCAGGGGAACTTTCAGCATAGAGGGTTGCCAGGCACTGCCATGCCCCCACTGTTAGCCCCGACACACTCCAGGCAGGAGTATCAGACAGACTCATTCCTTACCTCTTGATGCATCATATGGACATGGAAATTTTGGCATGAGGAACTCATCATTAGTTCTGTGAAACAGAGAGCTCAGGCCCAGACAGGGCAAGAATATACATTTTGAAGGGGACTAAGGGTACCTGCCATCCTAGGACACAATGGGCCCCACAGAATTCAGTCTTAACATGCTCTCAGCCTGGGAAGTTGAGGCATACTTAGCCATGTGTGATGGGGGTTAGTTTTCCAGTCATCCATCtgagtgggtggaggaggggacttgTCAGAGAAGTAAGAATCTTATTCTGCAGGGGCCTGGCTCAGTACATAACAGAAAAGAGTGCCAGGGCCTGCAAGGCATCAAGCTGATGATTAAGAGGGGAGATTTAGGGGCCCATCCACTCCTCCACATAGAGGGAGATTCAAGACTGCTTTGTCCCTTTTAGCCTTGTGAGGCCCCAAACAGAGAGACTGGATGTGCTGTATCTAGACTTCCATCTTGAGATGCTAAAAGTGGTGAGGTTCTCTCTGAGGGGTGTAACCTCAGTTTAGCAGAAGAAGTAACAGGCCCAACTAGGCATCAAGAAGAGGACTctgagggaaggcagaggggatcTCCTACTCCAGAGAAGATTCTCAGAAACTCATTCTTACTTTCAGTCCTAAGAAGCCCCACGCAGGGCCTTCAGGTAGATAATCCcacttctttatatcttctttggggtCTCAGGAAATGGGGATCTTGGCTTGAGGGTACCTCTTACCCTAGAACACAGGAGACTCTGCTTGCCATCTGTATCCAGAGG
Protein-coding sequences here:
- the LOC115284672 gene encoding putative 60S ribosomal protein L39-like 5, which encodes MSSHKTLRIKQISEKKLKQNDPIPQWVQMKTGNKVRYNLKRIH